A region from the Desulfobulbaceae bacterium genome encodes:
- a CDS encoding flagellar hook assembly protein FlgD, with product MAVSESGVTSVGSGLVQPEGAVGKKDLQKDDFMKLFITQLQYQDPMKPMDSYEMASQLAQFSNMEATMNMSTNMEKLLEYQMSQNNLQLLNLLGNSAQVAGNGMVVVDGEAVPTEFVLDDSATSIKVTIFDENNRPVWQESVGSTGPGPYQVEWDGKSSSGSQLPDGLYHYEVEAVALTGEMLPVSYRSTGKVTGVNFEMGTTVVTLDNMILAKTSDIIQVK from the coding sequence ATGGCCGTCTCAGAAAGTGGTGTGACATCAGTAGGCAGTGGTTTGGTTCAGCCGGAGGGAGCAGTCGGTAAAAAGGATCTTCAGAAGGATGACTTTATGAAGTTATTTATTACCCAGCTTCAATATCAGGACCCGATGAAGCCGATGGACAGCTATGAAATGGCATCGCAGCTTGCTCAGTTCAGTAACATGGAGGCGACCATGAATATGAGTACCAACATGGAGAAGCTCCTGGAGTATCAGATGTCCCAGAACAATCTCCAGTTGTTGAATCTATTGGGTAATAGCGCCCAGGTGGCAGGGAACGGCATGGTTGTGGTTGATGGAGAGGCTGTGCCCACTGAATTTGTTCTCGATGATTCGGCTACCTCAATCAAAGTCACGATTTTTGATGAGAATAACCGGCCGGTATGGCAGGAGAGCGTTGGCAGCACGGGGCCTGGCCCGTATCAGGTTGAGTGGGATGGTAAGAGTTCATCTGGAAGTCAATTGCCTGACGGTTTGTATCACTATGAGGTCGAGGCTGTAGCCTTAACCGGCGAGATGCTGCCCGTATCCTATCGGAGTACTGGTAAAGTGACTGGTGTTAATTTCGAGATGGGGACCACTGTTGTTACCCTTGATAATATGATTCTGGCTAAGACCAGCGATATTATTCAGGTTAAATGA